In Bradyrhizobium manausense, the sequence CCAGAATCTCGCGCTTGCCGGCGTGATTGGCGGGTCCGACAATGCCTTCCAGTTCCATGCGCTCCATCAGCGATGCGGCGCGGTTATAGCCGATTTGCAGGCGCCGCTGGATGTAGCTGGTCGAGGCCTTGCGGTCACGTTTGACGATCGCAACGGCCTGCTGGAACAGATCGCCGCCGCCATCCGCGCCCATTCCACTGGCGTCGAACACGGCGCCGCCATCCTCGTCCTCGGTCGGCTCTTCGGCCGTGACGGCTTCCAGATATTCCGGCTGACCCTGTGTCTTGAGGTGGCGCACCACCTTCTCGACCTCATCGTCGGACGCGAAAGGTCCGTGCACGCGGCTGATGCGGCCGCCGCCGGCCATGTAGAGCATGTCGCCCTGGCCGAGCAGCTGCTCGGCGCCCATCTCGCCCAAAATGGTGCGGCTGTCGATCTTTGAGGTGACCTGGAAGGCGATGCGGGTCGGGAAGTTCGCCTTGATGGTGCCGGTGATGACGTCCACCGACGGGCGCTGCGTCGCGAGGATTACGTGCAGGCCAGCAGCGCGCGCCATCTGCGCGAGGCGCTGCACCGCGCCTTCGATGTCCTTGCCGGCGACCATCATCAGGTCGGCCATTTCGTCGACGATGATGACGATGTAGGGAAGCGGATCGAGCGAGAGCTTCTCTTCCTCGTAGATCGCCTTGCCGTTTTCCTTGTCGAAGCCGGTATGCACGGTGCGCGTCGGCTCTTCGCCCTTGGCTTTCAATTCGCCCAGGCGCGTGTTGTAGCCGTCGATGTTGCGCACACCGAGCTTGGCCATGTTCTTGTAGCGCTCTTCCATCTCGCGCACGGCCCATTTCAACGCGACCACCGCCTTCTTCGGATCGGTCACGACGGGGGTGAGCAGATGGGGGATGCCGTCGTAGACGGACAGTTCGAGCATCTTCGGATCGACCATGATCAAACGGCACTGATCGGGGCGCAGCCGGTAGACCAGGCTCAGGATCATGGTGTTGATCGCAACCGACTTGCCCGAGCCGGTGGTGCCGGCGATCAGCATGTGCGGTGTGCGTGCGAGGTCGATGATGACGGGATCGCCGCCAATGGTCTTGCCGAGGCACAGCGGCAGTTTCGCCACCGTGTCGACGGTTTCCTTGGCGACCAGCAGTTCGCGCAGATAGACTTTTTCGCGATGCGCGTTCGGCAGCTCGATGCCGATGGCATTGCGGCCGGGGACGACGGCGACGCGCGCCGACAGCGCGCTCATCGAACGCGCGATGTCGTCGGCAAGACCGATCACGCGCGACGACTTGATGCCGGGGGCAGGCTCCAGCTCGTACAGTGTGACGACGGGGCCCGGATTGGCTTTCACGATCTCGCCGCGGACGCCGAAGTCCTGCAGCACGCCCTCGAGCGAACGCGAATTGGCCTCCAGCTCGGCCTTGCTGAGCGGCTGCCGATCGCCGGCCTTGGGCGCAGCCAGCACGGATACGGACGGAAGCTCGAACTTGTCGGAGGATTTCCTGGAAGCGGCTTTCGGTGCAGCCTTCTTGCGTGGCGCACGTGCGACCGGCTCTTCCTCTTCTTCCTCCTCCTCTTCCTCTGCTTCCTCGTGCTCGTCTTCGTAGTCCTCGTCCTCGGACTGCGGCGAGATCGAAGGCGCGGCGCGGCCGCCGCCAAGATTGGGCTCCTGCCTGCTGAACGATACCGGCTTGGCCTTCGGTCCGCTCGAGACCAGCGAGCGATAGGCCGCACCGAACAGCCAGATCAGTCGCGCCTTGGTGCTCATTAGCGCGTGGAACAGCCAGCCCAGCGACACCGAACCGCGATCGCTCTCCTCGTCTTCATCGAGCGGCTTGTCGTCGTCCTCGATCTCCGCGAGCTCGTCGTCATGCGCGCGCGCGCCGAGTCCGCACGCGATCAGGAAGGTCGCGGCCAGCGCGACGAACAGGATGGCGCCGAGCACCATGCGATAGATCGCGCCGGGCGGTCCGAAGATTACCGCGGGTGCGCGCACCAGCGCATCGCCGACCACGCCGCCGAGCCCGGTCGGCAGCGGCCAGGCGCCGCCATGCGGCCAGCAGCTGACGAAGCCGGCCGTGATCACCGTGCAGAGAATCCAGGAGCCGAGCCGCAGCGCCTCGCGATCGAACGGACGGTGGGTCATCATGCGCCAACCCCACACCGCGACGGTGAGGATCAGCATGATCGCGCCGAGCCCGAGGATCTGCATCGCGAGGTCGGCGCCGATGGCGCCGGCATAGCCGAGGATGTTGTGGATCGGCCGCGAGGTCGCGTGGCTGAGGCTCGGGTCCTGCACCGACCAGGTCATCAGCGCGGCGGATGCGACGCCCGAGAGCGTGACCAGACCGAGACCGGTGAGCTCGCGCACGCGCCGGCTCAGCGCCTCGCGGATCGAGGGCGGCAGATGGCCGACCAGGGGAATCACACGTTCGATCGTCGACATGCTCATGGGCCCCGCCTAACCCAGAGTTTCGACCAGCCGGTGCAGCGCCTGCGCCGTGGTCTCACCATCCTGAACCAGCGCGAGGCGAATGTAGCCCGCACCGGGATTGAAGCCATCGGGCTGAAGCCGCGCCAGATAGGAGCCGGGCACCACGCGCACGCCGGCTTCCTTGAAAAGCTTGAGAGTCACCGAGACATCGTCGCCGATCTCGGACGTGTTGAGCCAGACGCAGAAGCCGGCGTCGGGCCGGCGATAGCCGTAGCGATTTCCGATGATCTGGTCGGCGAGATCGAACTTGATCCGGTAGAGTCTGCGGTTCTCCTCGACATGCGCTTCGTCGCCATAGGCAACGGTCGCGACATGCTGGAGCGGCACCGGCACCTGAGGTGCCGCGATGTTGCGCAGCTCCAGGAACATGCCGATAAATGTCTTGTCGCCGGCGGCGAAGCCGACGCGCAGGCCCGGCAGGTTGGAGCGCTTCGACAGCGACTGGAACGCAGCCACGCGGGTGAAATCGGGGCCCGCGCATTCGAGCGCGCTGCCCGGTGCCTCGCGGGTGTAGATCTCGGAGTAGCACTCGTCGCTGAGGATCATGAAGTTATAGCGATCGGCGAGGCTCTTCAGGCGCGTGAAATAATCGCGTGAAGCAACTGAGCCCTGCGGATTGGCGGGCGAGGCAAGGTAGAACGCCACGGTGCGCGCGAGCGTCGCCTCGTCGATGGCGTCGAGATCGGGAAGGAAGCCGTTGTCGACGGTGGTCGGCAGATAGACCTGCTCGCAGGCCGCGGCACCGGCGCCGGCGCCATAGACCGGATAGAACGGGTTCGGCATCAGGATCGCGGGCTTGCCGGGCTTCGGCCCGACATAGCGCGCGGCAGCAATCGCGGCGAGGAACAGCCCTTCCCGGCTGCCATTGAGGACCAGAATCTCGCTCTTGGGGTCGAGCGGTCGCGGCAGCCTGAAGCGCGACGATAGCCAGGTGCTCGCTGCCTGGCGGAACGGCTCCATGCCCTGGTTCATCGGGTAGCGCCCGAAATCGGCAATGTGCTTGGCCAGCACCGGGCCGACGAAGTCAGGTACCGGATGCTGGGGCTCGCCGACAGCGAGCGAAATCAAGGGCTTGCCGGGCTGATGCGGCGCCAGCAGCTCGTTCAGCCGGACGAAGGGCGAGCGTTCGTTGTTGGAGCTTCCACTGGCCTGCGGCGCACGGGTTGAAGCGGTCATGACCATTCTGGGCGCCAGTACTCTCGGAACAGCCGGTCGCGCGCGGGCGCCGGCGGGAAAGCGGTTCAGTTCACCATAGATAGGGCGAGGTTAAGACGCGATTAACCATCGGCCGGCCGGCCCGTCCAGAGCGGGAATAATGAGGCCGGATAACAACGGGATGCATGGGCTGCAGAGCCGGGCCGGTTCCTCGACCTCTCCCGGCGCGTAAGCGCCGGGAGAGGGAGTTCACTCCCGCGATGCCGTTCAATGCCCCGGCAGCTTGTCGAACGTCGTCATGCCTGCCGGGATCGCGTGGAACTCCTGCTTGTCGCAGGTGTAGATCGCCATCTGCGGATGGAATTGTTCTGGTTCGTCCAGCGTGCCGACCTTCACGATCGCGGCCGGCAGTCCCGGCACCTTGGTCACCAGATGGGTGCCGCACTCGGCGCAGAATTCCCGCGTCACGGCGCGGGCGAGGTCCTTGCGCGTGAATTGCTTGGGCTGTCCGGTGATGTAGGTGAAGCCGCCCGCCGGCATCGCGATGAAGGTGTTGGGCGCGCCGCCCGAGATGTACTGGCACTCGCGGCAGTGACATTGGGCCTGCATCATCGGATCGCCCTCGGCCACATAGCGCACTTCGCCGCAATAGCATCCGCCTTCCAAACGCATGACGACCTCCCGGCTTGTTGTTCTTGAGGTCATCATTTCTGCGCCGGCAATCCGGAATGGCAATCCTTTTCTTCTGTGTGCGGCCAAAAGAAAGGGGCTCCAACTTGCGCTGGAGCCCCTCAACGGTCAGGGCATTGCCGGGTATGTGCCCGAACCGTAGGTGTGGACGCGATCCCGAAGAAGATCGCGCCCGGGAGAACAGTTACATGTTGTAGGCGCGCTCGGTGTGGTCGGTGATGTCAAGACCTTCACGCTCGCTCTCGACATTGGCGCGGAGGCCGACGATCACATCGACGACCTTGTAGAGGATCGCCGAACCGACGCCGGACCACACCAGCGTGGTGCAGACGGCTTCGATCTGGGAGAGCATCTGCGCGGCGAAGTCGTAATCGGCAACCTTGGGCGGGATCGCGGTGTAGTCCATGATGCCCGCACCACCGAGCGCCGGATTGACCAGGATGCCGGTGCCGAGGGCACCGATGATGCCGCCGACGCAGTGCACGCCGAACACGTCGAGCGAGTCGTCGTAGCCGAGCGCGTTCTTCACGACGGTGCAGAAGAACAGGCAGGCCACGCCGACCACGAGGCCGAGGGCGATCGCACCCATCACGCCGGAGTAGCCGGCGGCAGGCGTGACGGCCACGAGGCCCGCGACAGCGCCTGAGATGATGCCGAGCACCGACGGATGGCCCTTCATGATCCACTCCGCGAACATCCACGACAGCGCGGCGGCTGCGGTGGCGACGAAGGAGTTGGTCATGGCGAGGGCTGCGCCACCGTTGGCCTCGAGGTTGGAGCCGGCATTGAAGCCGAACCAGCCGACCCAGAGCAGCGAGGCGCCGATCATCGACATCGTCAGCGAGTGCGGAGCCATCAGCTCCTTGCCGTAACCGACGCGCTTGCCGATCAGGAGAGCGCCGACGAGGCCTGCGATGCCGGCGTTGATGTGCACCACGGTGCCACCGGCGAAGTCGATCGCGCCCTTCTTGAAGATCCAGCCGGCGTCGGCGTTGATCTCGTCGAGCTTGGCCTGGGCCGCGGTCTTCGCCGCCGCATCAGTCGCGGCAGCCAGAGCCTTGGCAGCGTCCTGGATCGCGTCCGGGCCGGGCCAGTACCAGACCATGTGCGCGATCGGGAAGTAGATCAGCGTGACCCAGAGCGGGATGAACAGGGCGATTGCCGAGAATTTCATGCGCTCGGCGAAGGCGCCGACGATGAGGGCGGGCGTGATTGCCGCGAAGGTCATCTGGAAGCACATGTAAATGAGCTCCGAGATGTTGGCATCGACCGAGAAGGTCGCGACCTTCGAATCGGTGGTGACGCCCATCATGAAGGCCTTGGAGAAGCCGCCGATGAAGTCGGAGCCGCCGGTGAAGGCGAGGCTGTAGCCGTACACGGCCCAGATCACGGTGACGACGCAGACGGTGTAGAATACCTGCATCAGAACCGAGAGCATGTTCTTGGAGCGAACGAGGCCGCCGTAGAACAGCGCGAGGCCCGGGATGGTCATCAACAGCACGAGCACCGTCGATGTCAGCATCCAGGCGTTGTCTCCCTTGTTGACCGTCGGCTCGGCATAGGCTGCGGTCGCAGCGAACAGGCCGACTGCGAGAGCCGCCAGTCCCGCGCCATAGGGACGCTTGAACGTCATTTCATTTACTCCTGATTGGATTTTGGTTGAGCGCGAAATCAAAGGGCCGCGGCGTCGGCCTCGCCGGTGCGGATGCGAACCGCGTGATCGAGATTGATGACGAAGATCTTGCCGTCACCGATCTGTCCGGTCTTCGCGGCAGACGTGATCGCGTCGATGGTCTTGTCGACCTGCTCGGAGGCAACGGCGACTTCGATCTTGATCTTGGGCAGGAAGCTCACGGCATATTCGGCGCCGCGGTAGATTTCCGTGTGGCCCTTCTGACGGCCATATCCCTTGACTTCCGTCACCGTGAGACCGTGAACGCCAATGGCGGTCAGGGCGTCACGGACTTCTTCCAGCTTGAATGGCTTGATAACCGCCATAACAATTTTCATGGGTCCTATCCCCGCTTGGCCCGGTCCGGACATGGCCGGGCACTTCTCGACTGGTTCGCCACGAGGGAGAAAGTTCACTACGCGGGCACAGCCGGACCCTTTAGAATCAAATGCCGTGCCAGATCGGCCTGCGTGCCTAACGCGTTATGAAAACGGAGCTTTTTGCGGGTGACGGGTGTTCCGCTGCAGTGCGCTAATACGTCGCGCTTAATCCATGATCATGCCTGATCAAAAAGCAGGCATGACAGGCTGCCGACACAATTGCTGCTCAAGCGTCGGGCAATCATAGGGTATCTGATGACGGAGAGCGCCTGTCGGCGGCTCTCACTGCTGGGCGGCTTCGCGCTCTGCAAAAACCCGGTCGACGAGGCCCCATTCGACCGCCTGCTGCGCGGTCATGAAGTGGTCGCGGTCCAGGGTCCGTTCGACCTCTTCTTCGGTCCGTCCGCAATGCTGCGCGTAGAGCCTGGTAATGCGGCGCTTGGTCTCCTGCATCTCGTTGGCGTGGATCAGGATGTCGGAGGCCTGGCCCTGGAAGCCGCCGAGCGGCTGATGCACGTGAAGGCTGGCATTGGGCAGGGCTGCGCGGTGACCGGCCTCGCCGGCCATCAGCAGGAACGAGCCCATCGAGCGCGCGGTGCCCATGCACAGCGTGTGCACCGGCGCCTTGATGAACTGCATGGTGTCGTACATGGCGAGACCAGAGGTGACCACGCCGCCATAGGAATTGATGTAGAGATTGATCGGCCTGTTCGGATTCTCCGCCTCCAGGAACAGCAGCTGCGCGCAGACGAGGCCAGACATCGCGTCATTGACCTCGCCGTTGAGGAAGATGATGCGCTCGCGCAGCAGTCGCGAATAGATATCGAAGGATCGTTCTCCGCGCGCGGATTGTTCGACGACCATAGGGACGAGCTGAAGCATGTCGCGCATCGGCGACCTCCATGTCTGCAGGTGATGAAGTTCGTGTGCTGCTAGGCTGCTGCGCGCATCAGGCAGCAATTGCTGTTGGCCGGCTGCGGCAGCTTCGTGCTGACCTCGCAGGCCTGCTGGATGATGCGAAAGCGGGTGCCGCCTGACACGTTCGGCTCGATCCGGAAGATGACGTGGCTCTCGCGAAACGGCGGTTCGGAATCGCGCATCCGGTAGCGCACCTCTTTGCCCGGGATCGATGTTTCAGGTTCGGCGCCCGCAAGGTCGCAATCCGGCAGCCAGCGCTCGCGAAATTCCGGAATGGTCACGGCGCGCCAGACTTTTGTCGGCGGTGCATCGAAATCGAATTCGAGCACCAGCTTTGTATCGGGGCGATCAGGCTTTATGGCATCGCTCATTGATCCAGATCCTTACTGATCCATGTCGTTCAAGAGATCGGCGAGTGCTTCCATGCGCTTCGGCCAGTAGGCGCGGTAGCGCGCAAGCCAGGCCCCGATGGCGACGATTCCGTCGGGATCGACTTCGTAATTCACAAAGCGGCCCTGCCGCTGCTCGCGCACGAGGCCTGCCGCACGCAGCACGGACAGATGCTGCGACATCGCCGGTTGGCTGATCTCCAATCCGTCGCGCAAGGCGCTGGCATTCAGGCTTCCGCCAGCGAGCTTCTCAAAGACTTTTCGGCGCGTCGGGTCGGCCAGCGCCTTGAAGATGTCAGCTTCGATCATGGCAACACATAAGCACGTGCTTATGTGTTGCGCAAGCCCCGATTATTGCAGCGCTTCGCCATGCTGGGTGATGTCGAGACCCTCGAGCTCCTGCTCGCGCGAGACGCGCAACGGCACGAACAGGCCGACCAGCTTGAGCAGGACAAAGCTCACGCCCGCCGACCAGACAAAGGTGACGGCGATACCGTAGAACTGGATCAGTAATTGCTGCGGATGGCCCTCGAGCAGGCCGGCGGTGCCGCCGATCGCGCTGGTCGCGAACACGCCGGCGAGCAGCGTGCCGGTCAGTCCGCCGATGCCGTGGACGCCGAACACGTCGAGCGAGTCGTCATAGTTGAAGCGGTGCTTCAGCCAAGTACAGGCCCAGTAGCAAATCCCGCCGGCGGCGATGCCGATGACGACGCCATGCCACGGCGCCACGAAGCCCGAGGCCGGCGTGATGGTGCCGAGGCCGGCGACAGCGCCCGAGATCATGCCGAGCACGGACGGCTTGCGCCGTGTCGACCATTCGATCGCGCCCCAGGTCAGCGCGCCGGAGCAGGCCGCGAGATGCGTTGCGATGATCGCCATTACCGCGCGCGAATTGGCCGCGCCCGCCGAGCCGCCGTTGAAGCCGAACCAGCCGACCCACAACAGGCCCGTGCCTATCACCGCGAGCGACAGATCGAACGGCGACAGGTTTTCGCTGCCGTAGCCGTGACGCCGTCCCATCACTTTTGCCGCGACGAGACCGCCGGTGCCGGCCGACAGGTGCACGACGAGGCCGCCGGCGAAATCCAGCACGCCCGTGCTGTTGAGGAAGCCGCCGCCCCACACCCAGTGCGCCAGCGGAATGTAGACGAAGATGAACCAGGCCGCCGAGAACAGGAGATAGGCGGAGAACCGCATCCGGTCGGCGACGGAGCCTGCGACCAGCGCCACCGTGATGATCGCGAACGTCATCTGGTACAGCATGAACAGCGCTTCCGGAATCGTCTTCGCCGCCGGATTGACGCTGTCCATGGTCATGCCGGCGAGGAACCAGCGGTCGAGCGAGCCGATCCACGGACCGTCGCCGACGAAGCAGAGCGAATAACCGAACGCGACCCAGAGAATGGAGATCATCGCCACCGCAGCGAGGCTCTGCGCCATGGTCGCGAGCACGTTCTTCTTGCGCACCATGCCGGAGTAGAACAGCGCGAGCCCCGGGATCGTCATCATCAGCACCAGCGCCGTGGCGACGATCATCCAGGCGGTGTCGGCGGCGCTGATTTCGGAGGCCGCGGCGCGCGCCGGCGAAGCCATGACGGACACAAATCCGATCGGCGCAGCCATAGCGGCCACGCGGCGCAACAATCCCGCCATGTCATTTCCCCCCGGCATAGTGATGGCATCGCACGTGCGGCGTCGTTGCCCGTGCGATCGAAAGACGTGTCTAGAGCGCGTCGCTGTCGGTCTCGCCGGTGCGGATGCGCAAGGCGTGGTCGATCGGCGTGACGAAGATCTTGCCGTCGCCGATCTGCCCGGTGCGGGCCGAGGCGGTGATCACGCCGACCGCCTTGTCGGCGATGTCGGAGGCAACCGCGATCTCGATGCGCAGCTTCGGCAGGAAGTTCACGACATATTCCGCGCCGCGATAGATCTCGGTGTGGCCCTTCTGGCGGCCGTAGCCCTTCACCTCGGTCACAGTCATGCCGTGGACGCCGATCGCCGTCAGCGCTTGGCGGACTTCATCGAGCTTGAAGGGTTTGATGATCGCGACGACGAGTTTCATGGTTAGGCCTATTCCCCGGGGATGCGCCCGCCGTATGTCCCCGGCGCTGCGTCAATCTGGCATCTTTCCGGGCAAATGGCACAAAAAACTTGCAGATTGAAGCGGAAAAACGTTTGGCCAAGGATGGTCATGTGAACGGCCACCTCTGTACAGGCCAAGCGTTCATCCGCCACAATGCATTTTTGGCATGGATGCGGTGAACCCGCGCCGGCCGAGCGGTACATAAGTATTTTGGGGGGCGCATCATGGCGAATTGGTTCTACGC encodes:
- a CDS encoding DNA translocase FtsK translates to MSMSTIERVIPLVGHLPPSIREALSRRVRELTGLGLVTLSGVASAALMTWSVQDPSLSHATSRPIHNILGYAGAIGADLAMQILGLGAIMLILTVAVWGWRMMTHRPFDREALRLGSWILCTVITAGFVSCWPHGGAWPLPTGLGGVVGDALVRAPAVIFGPPGAIYRMVLGAILFVALAATFLIACGLGARAHDDELAEIEDDDKPLDEDEESDRGSVSLGWLFHALMSTKARLIWLFGAAYRSLVSSGPKAKPVSFSRQEPNLGGGRAAPSISPQSEDEDYEDEHEEAEEEEEEEEEEPVARAPRKKAAPKAASRKSSDKFELPSVSVLAAPKAGDRQPLSKAELEANSRSLEGVLQDFGVRGEIVKANPGPVVTLYELEPAPGIKSSRVIGLADDIARSMSALSARVAVVPGRNAIGIELPNAHREKVYLRELLVAKETVDTVAKLPLCLGKTIGGDPVIIDLARTPHMLIAGTTGSGKSVAINTMILSLVYRLRPDQCRLIMVDPKMLELSVYDGIPHLLTPVVTDPKKAVVALKWAVREMEERYKNMAKLGVRNIDGYNTRLGELKAKGEEPTRTVHTGFDKENGKAIYEEEKLSLDPLPYIVIIVDEMADLMMVAGKDIEGAVQRLAQMARAAGLHVILATQRPSVDVITGTIKANFPTRIAFQVTSKIDSRTILGEMGAEQLLGQGDMLYMAGGGRISRVHGPFASDDEVEKVVRHLKTQGQPEYLEAVTAEEPTEDEDGGAVFDASGMGADGGGDLFQQAVAIVKRDRKASTSYIQRRLQIGYNRAASLMERMELEGIVGPANHAGKREILVEEEDSHM
- a CDS encoding aminotransferase class I/II-fold pyridoxal phosphate-dependent enzyme: MVMTASTRAPQASGSSNNERSPFVRLNELLAPHQPGKPLISLAVGEPQHPVPDFVGPVLAKHIADFGRYPMNQGMEPFRQAASTWLSSRFRLPRPLDPKSEILVLNGSREGLFLAAIAAARYVGPKPGKPAILMPNPFYPVYGAGAGAAACEQVYLPTTVDNGFLPDLDAIDEATLARTVAFYLASPANPQGSVASRDYFTRLKSLADRYNFMILSDECYSEIYTREAPGSALECAGPDFTRVAAFQSLSKRSNLPGLRVGFAAGDKTFIGMFLELRNIAAPQVPVPLQHVATVAYGDEAHVEENRRLYRIKFDLADQIIGNRYGYRRPDAGFCVWLNTSEIGDDVSVTLKLFKEAGVRVVPGSYLARLQPDGFNPGAGYIRLALVQDGETTAQALHRLVETLG
- a CDS encoding GFA family protein, whose translation is MRLEGGCYCGEVRYVAEGDPMMQAQCHCRECQYISGGAPNTFIAMPAGGFTYITGQPKQFTRKDLARAVTREFCAECGTHLVTKVPGLPAAIVKVGTLDEPEQFHPQMAIYTCDKQEFHAIPAGMTTFDKLPGH
- a CDS encoding ammonium transporter translates to MTFKRPYGAGLAALAVGLFAATAAYAEPTVNKGDNAWMLTSTVLVLLMTIPGLALFYGGLVRSKNMLSVLMQVFYTVCVVTVIWAVYGYSLAFTGGSDFIGGFSKAFMMGVTTDSKVATFSVDANISELIYMCFQMTFAAITPALIVGAFAERMKFSAIALFIPLWVTLIYFPIAHMVWYWPGPDAIQDAAKALAAATDAAAKTAAQAKLDEINADAGWIFKKGAIDFAGGTVVHINAGIAGLVGALLIGKRVGYGKELMAPHSLTMSMIGASLLWVGWFGFNAGSNLEANGGAALAMTNSFVATAAAALSWMFAEWIMKGHPSVLGIISGAVAGLVAVTPAAGYSGVMGAIALGLVVGVACLFFCTVVKNALGYDDSLDVFGVHCVGGIIGALGTGILVNPALGGAGIMDYTAIPPKVADYDFAAQMLSQIEAVCTTLVWSGVGSAILYKVVDVIVGLRANVESEREGLDITDHTERAYNM
- a CDS encoding P-II family nitrogen regulator, translated to MKIVMAVIKPFKLEEVRDALTAIGVHGLTVTEVKGYGRQKGHTEIYRGAEYAVSFLPKIKIEVAVASEQVDKTIDAITSAAKTGQIGDGKIFVINLDHAVRIRTGEADAAAL
- a CDS encoding ATP-dependent Clp protease proteolytic subunit; its protein translation is MRDMLQLVPMVVEQSARGERSFDIYSRLLRERIIFLNGEVNDAMSGLVCAQLLFLEAENPNRPINLYINSYGGVVTSGLAMYDTMQFIKAPVHTLCMGTARSMGSFLLMAGEAGHRAALPNASLHVHQPLGGFQGQASDILIHANEMQETKRRITRLYAQHCGRTEEEVERTLDRDHFMTAQQAVEWGLVDRVFAEREAAQQ
- a CDS encoding SRPBCC family protein, which gives rise to MSDAIKPDRPDTKLVLEFDFDAPPTKVWRAVTIPEFRERWLPDCDLAGAEPETSIPGKEVRYRMRDSEPPFRESHVIFRIEPNVSGGTRFRIIQQACEVSTKLPQPANSNCCLMRAAA
- a CDS encoding ArsR/SmtB family transcription factor, coding for MIEADIFKALADPTRRKVFEKLAGGSLNASALRDGLEISQPAMSQHLSVLRAAGLVREQRQGRFVNYEVDPDGIVAIGAWLARYRAYWPKRMEALADLLNDMDQ
- a CDS encoding ammonium transporter, whose product is MAGLLRRVAAMAAPIGFVSVMASPARAAASEISAADTAWMIVATALVLMMTIPGLALFYSGMVRKKNVLATMAQSLAAVAMISILWVAFGYSLCFVGDGPWIGSLDRWFLAGMTMDSVNPAAKTIPEALFMLYQMTFAIITVALVAGSVADRMRFSAYLLFSAAWFIFVYIPLAHWVWGGGFLNSTGVLDFAGGLVVHLSAGTGGLVAAKVMGRRHGYGSENLSPFDLSLAVIGTGLLWVGWFGFNGGSAGAANSRAVMAIIATHLAACSGALTWGAIEWSTRRKPSVLGMISGAVAGLGTITPASGFVAPWHGVVIGIAAGGICYWACTWLKHRFNYDDSLDVFGVHGIGGLTGTLLAGVFATSAIGGTAGLLEGHPQQLLIQFYGIAVTFVWSAGVSFVLLKLVGLFVPLRVSREQELEGLDITQHGEALQ
- a CDS encoding P-II family nitrogen regulator, translated to MKLVVAIIKPFKLDEVRQALTAIGVHGMTVTEVKGYGRQKGHTEIYRGAEYVVNFLPKLRIEIAVASDIADKAVGVITASARTGQIGDGKIFVTPIDHALRIRTGETDSDAL